The sequence AACAAGTCGATTGAACTAGTCAAAAGCCTTTTGACTGATGGGAAGTCTTCTTATGAGTTTTATGCATTGCTTGCATTTAACTATGATAAGTTGAACGACTTTGAAAATTCTTATAAAAATATGTTGGAAGCAAGAAAACGAAAAGTCGACGATGAAGACCTTCTTCAAGCAAGTCTTGCGATTCTAACACGCCATAAAAAATGGAAACCAGCAATTGAACTTGCTGAAAAAACCATTCCTTTATACCCACAAAACCCAGAAGTTAGATACTTTTATGCCTTAGCTCTTTCCGAAAAAGGTGCGTCCAAAACAGCACTTTCTCAAATCGAAAAAGCAAAGGCAGGAAGCCCAAATGATTTTCGAATGTTAGAGTTGGAAGGGAAAATTTATTATAATCTAAAAAATTATGACAAAGCAGATGTTAGTTTGAGATGGGCATCTTCTTTAAACCAAAATTCAGCTGAAATTTGGAACAACTTGGCTCTCGTTCAAGAATCATTATTTAAAACTAATAAAAAGTTGGGAAAAAAATCACAGGCGAACACCTATTTGGCGGAAGCAAAGGATTGTATCCGAAAAGCTTCTGATTTAAATGGCGAAAGTAATACAATCAAAGAAAATTCTAAACGGATTGTAGCACTGAACGACTTGTGAAAATTAAGTTTCATACACTTGGCTGTCGGTTGAATTTTTTTGAAACCGATGGTATGTATTCTGTATTAAAAGACAAAGGTTTTTCTCTGGCGGAAGCACAGGAAGAGGCTCAGTACATTGTTGTGAATACATGTACTGTGACAAATAAAGCTGATGTAAAAAATCGAAATATCATCCGCAATGCCATCCGTACAAATCCTGGTGCCAAGGTATATGTCACTGGTTGTTATGCGGAGACTGATAAAGAAATTTTACAAAATATCCCCGGAGTATTCGGTGTTTTTGGGAATTCCGAAAAAAGTGCCCTTCCTTACAAAATCTTAGAAGATTGGGAAGGTAAGGATAGTTATCCAGAAAAAACACTCGATCGTTTTGCTTATTCCGATGTTCTACCAGAAGGTCATACTCGTTCTTATCTAAAAATCCAAGATGGATGCAATCGGAAATGTTCTTATTGTAAAATACCTGCGGCTCGTGGAATTGGTGTTAGCCGAAATTATAATGATGTTTTAGACCAGGTCCGGTATCTCCAAGACAATGGGGTTGGGGAAATCCAGTTAACAGGTGTTAATTTGGGTTGGTACCGGTTGGAAAATGGCGAAAAAGGATTTCTCAATCTTTTGGAAGATATTCTAAAGATTTTAGAATATTCTAGAATTCGCCTTTCTTCGATTGAACCACCAGATGTGGGTTCCGGTTTGTTGGACTTAATGAAACATCCACGGTTTTGTAAATTTTTGCACGTTCCCATCCAAAGTGGGAGTCGTAAGGTTTTGAAGGATATGCGAAGGACTTATCATCCTGATGCATTTCGTACCAGGATCGAACTTGCCAAAGAAAAACTCCCAAACTTGTTTTTAGGAACAGATGTAATTGTTGGATTTCCATCGGAAACCGAATTAGAGTTTCAAGAAACAAAGGATTTATTGGTCGAACTTGGATTTGCAAAGTTACATGTATTTCCTTATTCAGTTCGTAAAGGAACTACTGCTGAAACCTTTGGAGATCCAATCCCTGGTGATGAGAAAAAACGCAGAGTGCTAGATTTGATGTCACTTAGCTCCACACTCCATACAAAATATGCAGAATCGGTCATAGGGAAAACCTATGAAGCCATTCTCGAAAGTGATGGCAGATTAGTGACTGATAATTATTTGAAAGGACGATTGGAAAATTCCAGTATCTTTCATACTCTACAAAAAGGCCAATTCGTTGATGTTAGGTGCTTGGAATACAAACCCGCCAAAGACAAAGAAGGTGAGTTCGTTTTCGGTTTGTCCCTTTAGTTTTTTATAGAAAAAGAATTTTCAAAAACTTTCGATCATTGACTATTAGGTCATCATGGACCGCAAAAAGTTATCTATCATTGGTTTTATCGTTGTAATGGTTCTAATCGTTACAATTTACCTTTTTTTTAGAAATTCCCAATCCAATCGATTGAAAATCGAAAAAGGATCTTTGGTAGAAGCCGTTTATGCTTTGGGAACTGTGAAACCAGTGGAAAGTTTTAGTTTAAAGTTTGGAATTGCTGCTTCCGTTCGAGAAATTTTTGTGGAAGAAGGCCAAATGGTCACAAAAGGGCAAGCCCTTCTGACCAACGATTCAGGAATCACCTTTCGATCTCCATTTACTGGCACCTTAACAAAGTTAAATGTTGCTAAAAATGAAACAGCAATGCCTGGACTTCCTCTTTTGGAGATTCAGAATTTAAAAGAAGTATATATTTCAGTATCATTGGACCAAGAGTCGGCTTTAAGAGTCAAACCAGACCAGGCAGTCCAACTTAGTTTTGAATCCATTCGTGGAAACGTTTATAAAGGAAAAGTGGAAAGAATTTATCCATCCAATGGCCAGTTTTTAGTACGCATTGAACCTCATGAACTCCCGCAAGGGATTTTACCAGATATGACAACCGATGTTGCCATCGAGGTTTCTTCAAAAGAAAATGTCATATTGGTTCCGTTAGTTGCCGTGGATCGAGGGAAATTAACTCGTTTTCGAGATGGGAAACGTGATAAGATAGAAATTCGAATTGGGGCAATCAATTCTGAGTTTGGGGAACTCATCCAAGGGGATTTAAAAGAAGGCGACGAAGTATTGGTTAAGAACTAATATGTTGTTTCTTGCCATTAGACAAATTCTTTCGAGACCCCAACAATCAATTTTAACATTGATTGGGATTGTTTTGGGTACTGCAGGTTATATTGTATTCTCTGGAATTATGTTAGGATTCCAGGCAGTCATTACTGACCAATTGGTGAATTCGGATGGTCAAATTAAAATTTCTCCGAAAGACGAACTCATTACGGAAAGAACATTTGAAGATGTTTTTTTTCAAAACAAAATGGTTCGTTGGTTATCTCCTCCATCGGGGCGGACTGATAATTCTCGTTTAACCAATGTTCTTGGGTGGATGGATAAACTTTCGAATGACCACAGAGTTGTATCCTTTGCACCACAGTTAACAAAAGAAGTAATTTTTGTGAATGGGAAAGCAACAGCACCGGCTCGTTTTGTTGGAGTTGATCCGACTATCCAACCCAAAGTCACCAATTTGAGTGATTACATTGTTGAGGGAAAACTTGCGGATTTATCTAGAGGAACTTCCCTTGCCATAATGGGAGAAGGAGTTTTGAATAAACTAGGTGCAAAAATTGGAGATACTATCTCTGTTTATATTCCTGGAACTGATTTGATCCCTGTGAAAGTTGTAGGAGTATTGAGTACCGGGAACCGATTGGTTGATGATGTCACGGTATATTCTTCTTTATCCTCTGTCCAAAGTATTACCAAATCAAGTGGTGAAGTCTCACAAATAATTGTAAAAATTAAAGACATTCGGTCTGCAGCAGCAATCGCCGAGGACTTTCGTTACTTTAGCAAAGATAAAGTGGAAAGTTGGGATGAAGTTAACGCAAGTATACTTCAAGTCTTTAGGACTCAGGATATAGTGCGAAACTCAACAACATTTACTATTATTCTCGTTGTAGCATTTGGAATTTATAATATTCTAAATATGGTTGTGAATCAAAAGAAAAAGGAAGTGGCCATCCTTCGTTCCATTGGCTTTGATGAAAAAGATACAATCCAACTTTTTATTTTCCAAGGATTGTTTTTAGGAACACTTGGCGCCATCATCGGTATTTTTGTAGGAATTTTAGGATGTTATTATATTGATGGAATTCCAATTGGAGATCCAAAACACAATTCAAAAGCCCTGATGAAAACAATGATGATTTCTTGGGACTGGATGATTTATATAAAGGGTTTTTCAATCGCAGTTCTTAGTGCGTCGATTGCGAGTTATATTCCTGCTCGTATGGCAAGTCGTCTTTCTCCTGTAGATATCATTCGAGGAGCTACTTAAATGTTAGGAATCGAAGCCACACATATTTTTAAATCTTTCGGAGAACCACCTCAAGATGTATTGAAAGATGTATCACTTGAGATTGCAGTTGGAGATTTTGTGGCTCTGACTGGAAAATCTGGATCGGGAAAATCAACCTTACTTTATATCGTGAGTGGTTTAGACAATCCAACAAGTGGCGATGTAAAATTGAATGGAAGTTCCCTAGTGGGTATGGGAAGTAAAGAAATTCACACTTTAAGAAATTTATCGATAGGTTTTGTCTTCCAATTTCACTACTTACTTCCTGAACTCACCGGCCTTGAAAACATAACCATGCCTGCAAGAAAAACTGGATCACATAAAATGATCGAAGAGTATGCTTTGCATTTGATGGAAAGTTTTTCCGTATTACACTGTAAGGATAAGTTTCCAAGCCAAATGTCTGGTGGGGAAGGCCAGCGGGTTGCCATCGCACGTGCTCTCGTTCAAAAACCAAAGTTTCTTTTTGCTGACGAACCAACGGGGAATTTAGATACAGCTAATGGAGATAAGGTGATGGAAATATTCAAACGGATCAACAAGGTGGATGGTACCACCATTCTATTTGTCACTCATGATCCTGATTATGCTGGCCTTGCTAGCCGTCGTGTTCATATGATTGATGGTAAAATTGCAGAAATTTCTTAAAAATTCTGCTATATTGGTTTATTTCCGATTCTATAGCAGATATTTTCTAAAAAAAATGATGTTTTCGAGCGTTCATCGCCAAACTTGGTAGAAGTATGTTTGAACACTTTGAAACTGACGCCATCCGCATCCAAACCAAACGAACCGGGGAAAAAGAACATTCCACCCCACTATTTTTAACTTCTAGTTTTGTTTTTGATGATGCAGAACATGCAAGGGCGCTGTTTGCAGAAGAAGTGACCGGCAATCAATACACAAGATTTTCTAATCCGAATACAACCGAGTTAATTGATAAGTTATGTTCTTTGGAACACACAGAGGACGGAATCGCTACGGCTTCGGGAATGTCTGCTGTTTTTACTTCTGTGTTTGGCCTGGTTAAGTCAGGGGATCATATTGTATCTGCTCGCGCCATTTTTGGATCCACTCATCAGATTTTTGCGAACATATTGCCACGATTTGGAGTGACAACTACTTACGTTGATATCAACAAACCAGAGTTATGGGAACCTGCTTTCCAAGAGAATACTAAAATCGTTTATATAGAAACACCTTCTAATCCAGGCCTTGATATTGTAGATCTGGCATGGGTTGCAGCATTATGTAAAAAGAAAAAAGCAATTCTTATAGTTGATAATTGTTTTTGTTCTCCCTATATCCAAAGGCCTGCTGATTTTGGAGCAGATATCGTCGTTCACTCTGCTACTAAATATTTGGATGGGCAAGGCCGTGTGATCGCAGGTATTATTTTAGGCAAAAAAGAATACATCCAACCGATTCGTTATATGGCCCGTAATACTGGCCCATCTTTATCTCCGATGAATGCATGGATCATTTCGAAAAGTTTAGAAACTCTTGCTGTGCGTATGGATAGACATTCTGAAAATGCAATGAAGTTGGCCGAATTTTTAGAACAATCACCCGATGTGGAATTAGTTAGGTATCCTTTTTTACCGAATGATCCTGGTTATGCGATTGCAAAAAAACAAATGAAATCGGGTGGAGGAATTGTTTCCTTTGTGATCAAAGGTGGAGTAGATAGAGCAAGAAAATTTTTAGATGCTTTAAAATGGTTTTCTCTCACTGCCAATTTGGGAGATACAAGAACCACTGTGACCCATCCGACTTCAACGACTCATTCTAAACTAACGGAAGCGGAAAGACTTGCGGTAGGAATTTTACCTGGACTCATTCGAGTGTCTGTTGGTTTAGAACATATTGACGATATTATTGCGGAAGTGAAGCAGGCACTCGCCAATTCAAAGTAAATAATAGATAACGAGAGTTCTTTTTTTCTGATAAGGACTCTTGCAACATCTTTTTAGTTTGTTTGGAGATGATGTCAGCTTTTGTAACCAACTGCTCTTCAAAACTACGAACATATTGTTCATCGGGATTTACTTCAATTTCCCAAAGAAATTCTTGGATTTTATTTTTAGGTAAATAATCAAACTGAACCATTAGAGTTCCATTTGGTTTGATCCTTGTATCAAAGTATTCTTCATTCAAATCGGTGTTCACATATCTACCCACAATCGATTCATCCAAAAGAATTCTATTTTTTTCCTTTGTGATTGCATAAAAACGTAAATAGATCTTCGGAACTACATAAGTAGGAAACATATGACCAACGCCGATGGATTTGATTTCAGCTTTTACTGAATAAAGTCCATTATGTTCTATGATTTTCCAACTTGGCAAAATCGAGTTTTGAACAAAGGATTTATCATGAATCCCTTTCCAGGAGTGTTCCCTGTTTGGCATATGACAGTTTTGGCATTGTACTCCTTGTTTTGCAAAAGGGCTTTTTTCCCATTCGGAATACACTTCCATCAGTTTTTTCCCGTTAAGTTTCACTCCTTCTTCTTTACTTTCATGACAAGATTTACAAAACTTTGATGATTCAAAATCTTCTTTCACAATATAACCGTTATGTGGAAGTTTTTCGATTGGAATATCCTTGTTTGATTCTATTTTTAAGTTTGATTTTGGCGGTGGTCCAAATCGAATTTGGTTTCTGATATGACAAGAGGCACATAGAATCGAAGGATTTTTAATTCCATTTGGGAAGTTATGGGATTTTGAGCTGAGGATTTCAGGAGTTAAAAATTCAGTCGCAAGTTCTGATTTAGTCTCAGGAAGAGGTGAGTGGCAGCTAAAACAAGATCTGTATTCCTCAGATTTCAGAATTTCTTTCTGCCATAAAAAACCTTTGCCAATGGATTTTGCGTGGAAACTATTTTGCCAATTTTGGAATTGTTCCGTATGGCAAGTACCACAAGCATTTGGATCCATATTCTTTTCTAATGGAGAAAAATGCGAAGGAGGTTGCCCTTGTATTTGGATGGGATGGTTCCAGTGAGACTCCAAAAAATTTGAGTCAGAACAACTTACGAACATTGGGACTAAAATGAGAATGTTCGTAAGTTGGAAGTTCAGATATTGCATACCTATTCGTAAACAATACGATAAGGATTATCCCCCGCAAGCATTTCCACCGCCGCCGGAAGGTGCACCACTGCCACCAGACGATCCACCAGTAGAAGTTCCTCGTAAAAATGCCTTGTCTTCAGTTCTCAGTTTGTTTGCTGTTTTTGAATATTGTCTTGAGATATCCAGTTGGTAATTGGGAACATTGTTGTCTGCATTTGCTGTATTACTTTCCGAAAGTGTAACAATGTCTGTCCTCCAATAAGAAGCCGGCTGTGTGATGGCACTTGGGCTTGATCCAGAAGGCGGAGTTCGAAGTCCCAGGGCACCAAATTGTTTCCATCCTCCTTCATATAATCTTGTTGGTTTGCCAAGAATTTGGTGTAACACAAACCAAACTAGAGATCCTTTGTTTGCGTCTTCCCCATAAACATAGATTTGTTTGTTCGTTGGGTATCCTGTATTGTTTAGATACGTTTGGAGTTGGGCAAAGGATTTGAATTGGAAGGTTGTTCCGTCATACAAATCGGTAGGGATCAAATTTGTCGCAGACTTCACTCGTCCTTCATAAGTAACCACGCAAGTATTCGTAACAAATGTTGAATTTGTTTTAGTTGTACAGTTTGCATACTTAGATCCAGATGCAGTCGAGTTGGTAGTCCCCGTATAAGAAGCATTTGGTCTGCCATCAATTAGAAAAAAACCTTCTGTTGGAATTGGATCTACCTCTTCCAGATTTGTGTTCCCATTTTTAATGGCATGAATTAAATCTCCAATTGTGAGTTGCAAAACAGTATGGTCCCGGTAAAGAGTTTTGATACTCCCTGCTCGATTGCTATTAGCATACGTATAGGATGGAGTTGTAAATATACTCCCTGCTACTGTTAGATCTGCAATGGAACCATTTAGAATGGCTAACCTTTCTTTTGGAAACCCCCAATAAAGTAAGGAATAATAAGCAAAAGTTGCAGAAGATAAATTGGTTAGCGAAGATGTATCTTGTGCAAATACAACATAATCAATCGCAGGATCAATTCCATATATGGCAAAAAAATCAGATATTTTTTTTCCTTTAGGAACAATTCCATCAATTGATAACACTCCGTCATCTCTTGTGTCTGTCAGTAATTCAGGTAAATTTGCAATTGGATAAGCGAAGCTTTGTTTTCCATCAAAGAAAACATAACGCCCACTTGCGACACCTGATGTTTGCACCTGAAAAACAATCAAATTTCCAGATACTCCAACAGGTCGATTGTTACTCCAATTGGATAAAAAACGAGAGAACTTAGTTGATGTAATGAGTCCACTTTCATTTGCATTATAATCAGAATTGGATAAAGTTGCCAGTTCTCCAGGTGAATAAATTCGAAATAAAAAAGGAGTTAAGTCTAGTTTCATACTCTGTGGTAAAAACAGATATTCTGGCAGACCTTTACAACCAAGTATTTGGATGAATAAAACAGTGAATATAGCTAAGTATTTAAGTTTCATTGATAACCTCAGAGATTGTATGGTAGTGTCGCAGCAAAACCAACAGTTTTAAGTCTAGCTGTGTTATAGCCGGCGATTGTTTCCGAATAAAATAGGGTATAAAAATTTCCAAAACTGTCTGAATAACTCAAACCAACTTCAGCATTATGGAAATCTTCTTTTCTTCCCCATGCGGGCCGTTCATTTTGTACGTAAAGATCATATGGATTGATTCCGTAGATGGATGGTTGCGGATAACGAACCATATTCAATGGAGGCTGTTGCCTTGGATCGGCATACGCATACCCTCCTTGTCCAACTTGTCCACGAAGTCCTACCGTTAAAAAAAGCGATTCGAAAAATCGTTTATAAATCGCAGAGTAGTAAAGAATATCATCTGGAACTGGATTCTCACGTTTACGATAGGAAAATTCACCTAAAGAACCGAGTCCCCATACTCCAAAATCTTTTGCTAAATAGAGATTTACTTCTCCGCCACTTGCACCATCTCCAAGTGATTGCGGGTTACGATCATAATCTCCTCGTTTGATTCCTCCAACACGAAGAGAAATTGTGGGCATCCATCGGTATTTCGAATCGAACTCGTCTAGGATTTTGTAACGGAGTCCAAATCTTGTATCCATAAAGCCATATTTATCTGGAACATCTGGGGTTTGTTGTAACCCTAAATATCTGTTAAATACTCTATGTCTTCCAAGTTTACCAAAACCTAATGTTAAATCTGCGGTTAACCGATCAGTAATCCCGTATTCTAAAGCTAAGTTTGATACCGCTAAATGAACGTTATCGTCATACTTCGCTTTTTGTCCGGCTAAAAAGGCGCTGTCGTATTCGGAATGAATGAATACAGGACGTACCCAAAGTTGTCTTTCATAGGGAGCCCAAGCTTGTTGTGAATAGATACTTGAGCTAACAAAAAAAGTAAGAAATAAAAATGATTTGATATAGTTGAAGTAGGGTTTCATGTATTATTCCTTCTTTTTGTCTGGAAATTTCACATTGAACCGAATTTGGATGAAATATTCGAGGGCCTGGAGTTGTTCTTCCGTTAATTTTCCGGCAAAATCAGGAAGATTCACTCGTCTTTTTTCTGTATTTGGTAGACTACCTTGTAAGTATTCTAAACGTTCTTCTTGTTCAACCAATTTAACATTTGTTTGTTTTTCTAAGGTAATGTCTTGGTTGTAGACTGCTTTTCCAAGATGGTATTTTTCTCTATCTTGGCCTTGTGGAATGTTTGCGATCCCACCGCCACCAATTCCACCGGATGCACTTAATGCTGTAATGAGTGTTAACTGAATAAATATAATTTTTGATAAGTTCTTCATATAACTTTCCCTGTTGTATCGATTTATTTATTTTTTAGAGGGAAGTTGGAACATCCCTCTAATCTTTTTTAAAAGTTTTATCGTTTGTATGCTTTGTCTTCTTCCACAATCTTTCTTGAAGTTGTTGCGAAAGTATTCAAATTAGTAGGAAGACTTGGATCAACATCTCCAGCTACATTGTAGGTAATCACTTCTGATAATTCTGGTACATCTGTTCTAAACGGAGAATCCGAAGGTAATTTTGGTGCAGGTCCTCCACCAGTCAAACTACCCCATTCAATCCAACTTCCATCATAGTATGTAGAAGGGTATCCGAGGATAGCGATGTAAGAAAATCCAGTCACCTGTGATCTGTTATTTGTTCTGCAAAGTTGGATCGCAGTTTGTCCTGCTTGGTATCCTTTCCCATCATAATATGCTTTTAGAGTCGCTTTTTGCAAAAAACGAAATTCTGTGTCGAGTAAATCAGTCCACTTTACTTCTTTTGCACCTTTGATTCTACCTTCAAAACCAACATATTTTCCAGCTACTTCGGAAGCTGTACTTTTGATCACACCATTGTATTCATTGCTTGTTCCCGAAGAAGATCGTGCATCAGAAATAAATACACTAGACGAAAGGCCAGTAACAGTAACGTTGTTAGGTGCCTTTACCGCTTTAATGACGTCTTCCAATGGCAACATAAGAATTGTATTATCTACTCTGAGTGAACGAACAGAATAACGATTTGTGAAACCCGGAGGTGTATTTGTAGTTGAGCTGAAAGGAACAAAATTTCCATCAGTGACTGCAAGTCGAGGGAGTGTTCCATTGAGGAATGCTAAGTTTTTTGCATCAAATCCCCAATAACGGAAAGTATAAAATCCTCTGAGTGTTCCTTGGACGTGGCTATTGGCATTGGCAGAAGAAACAAAAACTACTAAGTCATTGATTGGATCAATTCCATAACGATTTAATATCGAATCAACTTTTGCTCCGTTTGCAATGATGGAAACAGTATCACTAAGTCCACTATTTCTTTTTTGACTAAATCCATCACCGCCATCAAGAGCACTTGCCCCATCAGCAAATGTAAAACTATAGACAACAACATCGTTTCCATTTCCGGCGATGTATTCTTTTCCGACTGTGGCACTGGCACCATTTTGCAGGATAACCAATTTACCGTTGATACCAGCAGGTTTTGTTCCCGCCCAATTGTTCACCCATTTACCTAAAGTTGATGGAGTGATGAGGCCATATTCGTTTAGATTGTAATCATCGTTAGATTCTTTGGCTAACTCTGCTGCGCTGTTGACCTTGATTCCTGAAGAAAGGGCAAGTGCTGCTAGGAGTAAACTTTGGGTATCGTTATTCTTATTGGCTCCACCGCAGGCTCCGATGAACCCCGCGGTAATAAGAGCAATCAGTTTGGAAACTAAATTGGTTTTCATTTGTAAATCCTTAGATTGAATTCCCGTTTTTTCTCTGTAGGGGTTGCACCAGAGACAAAAACAAGGTAAGGTCAGTCTGAAAAAGAGGGAGAAAACCAAAAACCGATTATCTTATATATTGAATATAAAATCCTATATAACGCACAAAATATTCTCGGGATGTACATTCTTTTGGACCCCCTGTTTGGGAAGAGAAAGAAGGTCCATAAGTTCCTATGTTTTTTTTATCTTACCTTTTTTGAAGCGATCCAAATGAATTTGGATTCTTCTGGGGATTCATTTTCAATCGATTCCAATTCTGAAATTGGGAAAAAAGCACTGTCCGATGTTTCTAAAAATAACTCTTTTGTTTTTAGTTTAATTTTGGATTGTCCGCTCACTTGGTAGATTTTGATATCAAATGCCGTTGGCAAATGTCCGAATTGAGTGAGCTTCCCAGTGGCCAGTTTCCATTCGACAATGCTCAAACGGTCTCTTTCTTCCTGGTAAAAAACGCGAGATTCTGCTGTGTTTTTAGGGGAAATCCAACGTCTTCCTTCGTTTGCGCCAATAAACCTGGGAGATTGTGCAAATAAATCAGGAATCATTTCTCCAATGGGAATCCGGAGTGATTTGGATAATTTCCATAAAATTCCAATGCTTGGAGTGGTTTTGCCCGACTCTATGAGTCCGAGCATTCCTCGACTTACGGTTGATAGCTGAGATAGTTTTTCCATTGATAACCCTAACTCAAGCCTTCGCCGTTTTAAGGTTTCTCCAAGAACAACCGTCAAAACTTCGTCTACATTTCTTTCGTTTTCTGTTGTGGCCGAAAAACTATCAATTTCTGTTTCCATACCCAATACTTCCCTTTGGGGCTATGTTTGATATATTGGATAGTTTGTAAAGTAAAATGAATATTTGTTTAAAATACCACAATAGACAGAAAACGGATATGAGGGCTTCGGCAAGTAGGATTGGGTCTGGGATTTCATAGAAATAAGTGAAATCTTGTCCCAGTCGAACTTTGGTAAGGTAGGATAGTTGTGGGACCAAAACCAAAATCCAAGGGAGGGTGGATGGATTGGGAGATATTAAAATGATCGGGAGAAGAACCAAAAAATACCAAGGATTGGATACGGGAAGTAGGGATAAAAATAGAAAACTATACACAAAATACAAATTGTATTGAATGAAAAATTTTTTAAACTTTTGGATTCGATTTTTTTTCTCTAACGAAAGAAATACGTATGCAGTCATCATGATCAATTGGATCAAAAAAGGAAAAACTTTAAGGTCTGCTACTCCGAATAATCTCCAGAATGGTTCATAAAACTGGTTGAATTTGAAATTTGCACCAAATTTAAGTAAGTTGGTTGTTCCAAAATCAATTGTGTTTGGAAAAAGTATATAATAGATAAAAAAGAAAATAAAAAATCCAAGAAAAAAAGAAAGGGTATTTAAAATCCAATCTACAATTTGGTTTTTCCAGTTTTGGATTTTCATTGTAACAATTAAATAAAACGAATAAAGTAACGAAAATATTTTAACATGAACTCC comes from Leptospira mtsangambouensis and encodes:
- a CDS encoding rhodanese-like domain-containing protein, with protein sequence MKLKYLAIFTVLFIQILGCKGLPEYLFLPQSMKLDLTPFLFRIYSPGELATLSNSDYNANESGLITSTKFSRFLSNWSNNRPVGVSGNLIVFQVQTSGVASGRYVFFDGKQSFAYPIANLPELLTDTRDDGVLSIDGIVPKGKKISDFFAIYGIDPAIDYVVFAQDTSSLTNLSSATFAYYSLLYWGFPKERLAILNGSIADLTVAGSIFTTPSYTYANSNRAGSIKTLYRDHTVLQLTIGDLIHAIKNGNTNLEEVDPIPTEGFFLIDGRPNASYTGTTNSTASGSKYANCTTKTNSTFVTNTCVVTYEGRVKSATNLIPTDLYDGTTFQFKSFAQLQTYLNNTGYPTNKQIYVYGEDANKGSLVWFVLHQILGKPTRLYEGGWKQFGALGLRTPPSGSSPSAITQPASYWRTDIVTLSESNTANADNNVPNYQLDISRQYSKTANKLRTEDKAFLRGTSTGGSSGGSGAPSGGGGNACGG
- a CDS encoding rhodanese, with the translated sequence MKTNLVSKLIALITAGFIGACGGANKNNDTQSLLLAALALSSGIKVNSAAELAKESNDDYNLNEYGLITPSTLGKWVNNWAGTKPAGINGKLVILQNGASATVGKEYIAGNGNDVVVYSFTFADGASALDGGDGFSQKRNSGLSDTVSIIANGAKVDSILNRYGIDPINDLVVFVSSANANSHVQGTLRGFYTFRYWGFDAKNLAFLNGTLPRLAVTDGNFVPFSSTTNTPPGFTNRYSVRSLRVDNTILMLPLEDVIKAVKAPNNVTVTGLSSSVFISDARSSSGTSNEYNGVIKSTASEVAGKYVGFEGRIKGAKEVKWTDLLDTEFRFLQKATLKAYYDGKGYQAGQTAIQLCRTNNRSQVTGFSYIAILGYPSTYYDGSWIEWGSLTGGGPAPKLPSDSPFRTDVPELSEVITYNVAGDVDPSLPTNLNTFATTSRKIVEEDKAYKR
- a CDS encoding helix-turn-helix domain-containing protein — its product is METEIDSFSATTENERNVDEVLTVVLGETLKRRRLELGLSMEKLSQLSTVSRGMLGLIESGKTTPSIGILWKLSKSLRIPIGEMIPDLFAQSPRFIGANEGRRWISPKNTAESRVFYQEERDRLSIVEWKLATGKLTQFGHLPTAFDIKIYQVSGQSKIKLKTKELFLETSDSAFFPISELESIENESPEESKFIWIASKKVR